The window TACACCACACATTGCAAAAGTGTGTCAGTGGGAAAGGACAATGAGCACCTGCTGTAACCAATCTGTCTGCACACAGTTCGTCCATAGTTATCATCCCAGTTGTCAGCACACACGGGCATCCAGGTCTGGCTGCTTGATGAATAACTCTCCAGCATGGAGTTGGCCCCTTGGAGGCGAACTGTGAAACATCAAGTCTATTAAAAAATAGATTCGTACACTAAATAACTGCGTGGAAGACTGAGACACTGATTTGAATGCCTTACagcactgagattcatcctctCCATCTGGACAGTCAATGGTTCCATCACACCACCGGGTATGGCTCAGACACATCCCACCTTTTCCACACGACTTCCCCAGTAGACACTGGTAGTATACTGTGAGCACATGCATTTACTACTGTGAATCTCATATATATACAAGAGCATGCAGAATCATGCCATATTACAATActtaaattataaaaataattttatgcaGCTGCACAGTCTCCAGATCAACTCACGGAAGTACCACAGCAAGAGTCCGAGCACTGCCAGGATAACAGTCACACACAGAAATGCACTCAGGATGTACTTCCAGTGACATTTCTTTCTTCCTGAAGgccaagatttaaaaaaaaaaaagacaatcctGTATCAATTTGTAAAAATTCATGGAAAAACTGttgatttgggagacagacactatttctacttttaagattaggcttcaaactttcctttttgctaaagcatatagttagtgctggaccaggtgaccctgaatcctcccttagttatgctgcaataggcgtagggtgctgggggattcccatgatgcattgaatATTTCTTCTTccgtcacctttctcactcactatgtgttaacagacctctctgcattgaataaTACTTgatattaatctctgtctctcttccacagcatgtcttttatcctgtcttccttctctctccccaaccggtcgcagcagatggccccgcccctccctgagcctggttctgctggaggtttcttcctgttaaaagggagtttttccttcccactgtcgccaaagtgcttgctcataggaggtcatataattgttggtttttctctgtatgtgttattgtagggtcgaccttacaatataaagcaccttgaggtgactgttgttgtgatttggagctgtaTAAATGTATAACTATCCCAATCATTAATGCGCAGTCACAAACAAGACACAACTGCACTGAGTTTGCCCATGTTTTAGAAATCTAAACAGCCACTGTGACGACAGATGAATATTGTGATATTGTAGTAATGTAAACCATAAAACAGTTAACAAGAAGCAATAAACTCTACCAAAGAAGAGTCATAAACACAGCTAACTTACTTTGAGGCTCATATAAACATTGTAAACCAAAATTCTTGAAGTAAATAAACACAtcatttactttttcttttcttttgcttttaacATCTTCTAACTTTAATATTTAGAGTTTCTTTTTATTGAGCTTATGAAACTAAAACATTTCAATTAATATGAAGAGTTTCTGCattgcactatataaataaactttatgcAAAAGTATAACTCcactctgtgttttattgttttgttttgtatatcTTTCATAGTTTGCAACTCTCTATGAATGCAGTCATATTCAGAAAGGTGTGTCTGGATAGTTCAGTGTCTACGTTCTGAATTTGTGAGTATCTAGTGGTTAAGAGGAAGTTACAGTTACCTATTTTATGCTGCATATTAAAATTTGCACAGTATTTAACTTGTGGAAACACCGTAAAACCACACCACGGCTTTCTGCCTGCCAACTTTTAGACAACAACAGTTTAAAACTATTTTAGCCACGTTGTCTTGTGTCTCTAGAAAAGACTCGATTGAAACTGTATTCATTTAATCAAGGAaacaattttaattatttagGTTAAATTAGTATGTGTGGATTTAAAATGTGGAACAAAAATAAGTTAATGATTCTGTGAATGTGCAATACATATTTCCAGATGGATATTTGCCAAGTGACAACCTTGGTCAAATCAAATATTCCAGTACCTTTTGTTTGCCTTGGATTAGCTGGTATTCCGGGTGTTGAAGTATAATACTGGTTGATGGAGGAATGGCTGGGGATCTGCTGTGTTACAGAATATGGAGGACTATATTCTTCATGTTTAAACACTTGGTTGTCATACATGGGACCGCTCACCTGGAGAtatacagacaaaaaaaagatgaatttaTTTGCTCTACCTGTCACTGAGGTAATCATTTCATCAGCATCGGTTTGTTAGATTCAGTTATAAAGTTGAGATATCAGATCGAGCCTGTTTGTATATGTATGTTTAGTCAAATAACAACCTGAGAATAACACTTGAGGTGACCATACCTGATTATTATTCATAGTGAAACTGATTTTACTgcccgaagaagaagaactcTGTGAAACCTGAAAAGTGATGTGTAaaatttaaacacatttaaatactAGTTGTTAGGTGCAACACAGGTATAAAAACATTCACACATCTTTgcagatttgtattttttcattaaACTGAACAGCTTGGCCCCACAATAAGAAGCtaaaaaataacacacacatattaaaatgaaacagaaataCTCGTTTACACTTTTCTGTTATTCACAAATAAGATTTAAACTGAAGAGAgaacatttttgaataaataTTTGCTCATCTTACTTTGGTATGAAGGTATCATGTGATCCAGGACAGCTAAATTACTTAGAATTATTTACTAGTTCTCACCTCGAAAGTTTCCTTCGGTTCTCTGACTCTGTTACCGCACTcgtttgtttctctctctccctgtctcaTTTTCTTTCTCGCCTCGAATGTAATCAACAGCCAGAGTCACGCCCTTTCCCACTGTGTGCGCACCCAGCATGTGGTGCTCAAGTGGATTTACACACAACTGGATAAAAAAATGACAGGTGCAAAGAATATGGGCATATCTCAGTATCTTAATTCACATGTACATATTCCAGTTCGTGTACGTGTAatcagatttgtgtgtgcgtagaGAAATCAGTATGTCTGTGTGTTCATGTCTGTTCTGTGAGTATGAATGGTTCAAAAGTATTAAAGCGCAAATCtctataaaaaacaacaacaacacacaacatCACAAGTTACAATCATGCAgttttactttttctcttttttttttaacatgtaacTTTTgctacgcacacacaaatctccaCACAGACTGAAATACACACGTTCGGAttgagacaaatacaaacaatgCTTTTGATACAATACCAGCCCCATTACAAAGCACCATACTTCAGTACAGATGAAAGACAGTGTTCTATATATATTTCCGAGAGGTTTGCAGATTGGTGTAACAATCCTCTGCATCTCATACAAGCTTAGGTTCTTTTGCATAAGGCACGTGTTTTGGTAATCAAAGCTCCATCTCTTACCAGTCTTCACAGCTTTACTCTGGGGCCTAATAAGATTCTACTATATTCTGCTAACCATAACATGAAGATTAAAAATAGGGTGAAAAGGTGTAATATATGCACTTACATTAAGTGTAAATCTCGATCCTGTCAAAGCAAAGAGTTCCCTGAGTTTAATTTGTGACGTCTAAATAAGTGGACTTTAAAAAAGAATGGACAAAGGACTTTCAGACCCTGTTAAAATTTAACTCTGTATGAATGTGCCAACTGTCAGGAAATGCAAAatagagaaagaaagatgacgGTCATGAAGGACAGGATGGAGGTACATAATGTCTAAATGACACACTCACAACCTTAAACTGACTTTGAAAGGGTGTGAGGATAATGAGGGATCATCGAGTTCAAGCTAATtagaggaaacaaaacatcctgCATAAAGCTAACCACTCATTGCACCCTCCTTCCCCCGGTTTTGATGAAACTTACCTTTACTGAGCAGCATATCCTGACTAGGTGTTCACCCACAGGGGAAAAACATGATACATTTCCAGCAACACTACACTTAAACCGCACCCCACAAACATGAGTCCACTAAACTCTATGGGCGAATTCTGTCTATTTAAAGACATGGATTACCTTGTGAATATTTACAAATGCTTTAGCCATCAAAAATGGTATCTGTCTagcatcttttttgttttacattcttgtcttaatataaataatatagtTTAATTCATGTTTTATCATTACAGACAAATGTTTGTTTCCCTTCAGGCAGAGAATATTTAAGAGAGGGGAAAAGTGCAGTTCTTATAATCAGAGGCAAACTGATCCTTTAATCCCCAATTTCAAAAGGTTAAAAAGACATTGCTGTTGCAGATAATGCAGCCAAACAGAGCACAGTCAATGTTATCGCTTATCTCTGGCACGTTATGTATCCAGTGTAAGAACAGCTTAACTTAAGAAAGGTAGTTGCGGCATCTAGTGGCCAGtttgaaaaacaacacaaactggTAATTGTAGTAATACCCAGTAAATACACACGCTCACAACAGACCAATAACAAGACAGTGCTTTcaaaaaactatttatttaaccaGAGTTAAACATTATTCTATTTTTTGCACAAGACGTGTTCTCAAACAAGAGGAGTGTTTTGTACACTGGAGTCACGACATCACAGGAGTCCCGTGTTGCTGTTTGCTAAGGCCGCTGACATTAACGTAACAGATTCTTTCTTCACAATTAACAGGAGCTTATAGATGTGAGAGTCCTTTGGAACCAGCAGACAGTCACTGCACAGTTCAACACTCTTAAAGGAACAGAAGCTTCTTGCCAGGTCTTCTTACAGCTTCTGGATCAGAATGGAAGAAGCTCCGCCGCCTCCATTGCAGATGCCCGCCAGCCCGTACTGACCAGACTTCAGGTTGTGCACCATGTGACCCACAATTCTTGCACCAGACATCCTGACAGAGGAAAGAGAAATAGAGGGTAATAGTTTCTTTTCTACTCTAGGTTTAAAAAGCCATGGCGTACTACAGAAGTGCACAGAAATCAAACATGGGACTGTATTTAAGGTAGGCACACGTAATTAGTGTCAGATGTTGTTTGGTCGGAAAAAGCAAACAGTTTGTGACCGCTATGCTGTTGTGATTTATGATAAATGAGGTTGGATAAAGAGAACTGTTGAACAATAAATACAACTGATGGAATGCAATAAAGATGTTAAACGGACAAGATAAGTACGGCTGGAGTTATTGGACTGTGGCAAATTTCATTCATAACAGTGACATCACGTCAGCCCCGCCATCGAACACCTCGGCGGCTTCAAACGTAGGCTGAGCCTGCCATGAATAGTCATTTTGGGAATGATTAATTTggactgttctttttccagagtGGAATGATTTTTCTGAGATTTTTCTTCAATGACTTTCAATAAATTGGGTAAAcaggtttgaatttattttggattttctctcatctatacatatttaatactatatatacacacaggctcaaatatatacatacgcACCTATTTATATTGCTTAAATGTCTCTTAGCAAGTTAATCTCGGCCATGGCACCTTTGTTAGCCATTGACAAGCTTCTAGAATAAGTCAGGCTGGACATTTGAGCACACTGTTTCGCAGAATTTGTAGAGTTAATTTAAATTATGTGGTTTGTTGGCACAGAGCTGGCTTTTTAAGCATAGTCAACAAAGTCTCAATTGCTAAGGTCAGTGCTTAGAGAAGATCCACATACCTGTGGTTAAGCATTGCTCCAGTTAAATAATTAACTCTGACAAAGCCAAAAAGGTTAGCAGGGCTGTCACGTGTCAGGTTTCTTGTTTGCGAAGAGAAACAGTTATGATGTATTGTTTGCAATATTATGGGCCACatctgaatatttcagacaaatgtaaacacatttactagaaaaaaatacttttgagAAGAACCAGGTGAGTTAAAGCCAAGTTGTAACATTTTGTTGTGTCACCTACCCAATGGGGTGTCCCAGTGACACAGCTCCCCCGTTAACGTTGACTTTTGCTGGGTCGATGTTCAGCATCTTGATGTTAGCCAGCACAACCACGCTAAAGGCCTCATTGATCTCCCACATGGCAATATCATCCTTCTTCAGCCCTGCTGCATCCAGCACctggcagacacacacacacacgggtctAGTCATACACATATATGGGTCTaaataattattatattatGCTTTTGTATATACTTTTAATTTAacctaaaaatataaatatgaacaATCTTTAGTAATCACAAAACAAATATAACCCAGGCAAATACGacatgcagtttctaaatgatgATGTCATTGTGTTGTTGTGTCACCCTTTGCAGCAAGAAGCAGGATCGCGCATTTGTGATAATTGACGATGAGCCTTTCAGGTTGGACTTGGTTGAATTCTTTGTTCACCTTTTGTCTCCCAtgtccacagaatatttcccAAAGGTTTTGGGTTATTTACCAAAATCATCAAgatattttttgaaaaatggagtttgtgtttattttggtcagcagtggttttgtcGTTGGAACTCTCCTATTTGTGGTCAGGCTTATTCTTATATTATGTAATCTTGACTGGAAGAAGTGAGGCCTTCAGTTCTTTAGATGCTATTCTGGGTTCTTTAGTGACCTCCTACACGAGTTGTTGATGTgctctggcagtgctcatcTTATTCCTCCTTGCACACAGGGGCAGACACCAGTCCTGATGATGGGTTAAGGACCTTCTATGGCCCAGTCCAGCTATCCTAAAGTAACTGCCTGTCTGTTCGAATCTCTCCCATGCTCTTGAAattgtgctgggagacacagaaAGCCTTCTGTCAATGGCAGATGTTGATGTGTCACCCTGTCAGAGTTGGTCTACCTGTGTAACCTCTGTAGGGTCCCAAGTATTGCCTCAGACTACTAAAAGCATAAGGTGATACAGAGACTGGCCTAATAGAGGACTAGTCTCATCAAACTagtgaaaaaactgaaaagatgAGGAGGGAAAAACTGTTGGTGGCCTCCATCTGTAAAACCATGTTTTTGGGGGTTGTGTCATTGTTGCAAAATAATTAGAAAATGTAAGTGCCAGACTACATGCTCATAACCCACCTTTGGTACAGCAAATGCAGGAGCAATGGGGAAATCAATGGGTGCAACTGCAGCATCGGCAAAAGCTGTGTAAAACAAATCAGAGAATGTACAGATATATATGAACTGTTTGGCAACCAAAAGTCATCCAAAGATACTCTCAGGAGGAAACAAGAAACACTTTCATTTCAAAAGGAGTTCATTTTACCACCGTGACTTGATATAAACAAATGCTGAAGAACTGGTGTCAGACTCAAATGGATGCattgaaaaacaacaactaaacaaAGCCAGCTAACGGTTTAACAACAGAAGATTTTTTATGACAGATTTTTGTTACTTTAATGAAGATAGTTGAACAGATACCACTGGAACAAATGATGGTCAAATGTATCAAGTCAGCTTCTACCCAGTTCATTATACAGGTCCAACTATTTGGAGCCAGTCGGCCTTTGGGTTTGCAATAACCCTCTTTTAAAGATGCCTCTAACGAATATCAATGCTTAAActtatttgctgttttcttgtgattttaaatgctctgaaaaaagcataaaaaatgtGGTCAAtgtggttctgccagaggtttcttcctgttaaatgtttttctttcccactgtcaccaagtacttGATCATATGGTGTCAGGTAATTATTGGGGTTAGGTTTTAcactgtctttttgttttttccagcaATATCGACCAGCACTGCCTCCTTCCTCACCTTGTGAGTGCGAACCAAGAGCAAACCAACAGTAAAGCTCTCCATGAAGCAAGCGTCCACGAAAAACTTACAAACAACCCTGGCCAGTGGAGTCACATTGAGTCTTTTTGCTGCATCTGCTGTCATTAAAACAAGAGCTGCAGCTCCGTCGTTCAGTGTGCTGGCATTGGCTGCTGTCACCGTGCctgaaaacagcaaaataaaaaaataacaagagacCCATCAAAATAAATTACACCTTTAATAACGCACAGATGAGCAACCACATTACTGTTATTAACATTTCCTGTAGCAGCAGAACTACttgtacaattttttttaagttattttaataaaaacagtaCACACTGTATTTGTCTGATGTTACACGTCTtagttaaaaatattaaagaaaatctcatttttaatctttttgttttattttaattagtgTTAAAGTGCAAGAAGAATGTGGATGCTTCACACGGCTTCATGTTGCTCTATAACTCATCGTTACCGTTCTCTTTCTGGAACACAGCTCTCAGTTTGGGGACTTTGCTGAAGTCGACCCGTCTCCACTCCTCATCCTCAGACACCACCACATCAGGTTTGCCTGCAAAACCCCATCAACAACATTAgctgtgcaataacactaattAAAGTCACTGGGCCGAGACAAACATGGTATATCTTCCTGTACCTTTCTGGGTAATAGTAACAGGTATTATCTCCTTTGCCAGCACACCAGCCTCGTGCGCTGCTCTGCTGCAGCTATAAGAGTTGATGGCGTACGCATCCTGCTCCTCTCTGCTGATTTTGCAGTTCTTGGCTGTGTTTTCTGCACAGTTACCCTGTAAGAGAGCAACAATATTATAATGCTCTAAATGCACATAGGCCTTATAATTTTCCAATAATAAGTAGAACATGAGGATCACCATGTGGAATTTGTTGTAGACATCAGTGAGTCCGTCCTTCACAATGAGGTCTTCCATCCTCACTCCTCCGTAGGATGGGGTCTCTCTTGCCATCACATAAGGTACATTGGACATGCTCTCCATGCCTCCTGCCACCATCACATCCTAAGTCACACATATAGAACTATAGTCAGAGTAATTTGCATTACAAAGCCAGAATAACCCATTATAAACAAAAGTTTCTTTCAGTCCTGATAAACACGTGCATTTATGCATTTATCAGGATCACATCTGTGATCGAGTACTAGCAtgacagcaaaagatgcagtaTTTCAGAAGAATCTGCACTCGTGTTTTGTTACACCTTGCATATTTAATGCTGATAATACCTGGTGTCCACACATTAGACTCTGAGCTGCCATCATGATGGACTTCATTCCAGATGCACAGACTTTGTTGATGGTTGTTGCTGGTGTGCTGAGGGTCAGTCCTGTAGAGACAATCAGAGACATCATTCTTACTATAACAGAAATTAGATGAAGACAACTTCTCACCAGCTCTGGATTCTGCTTGGATGCACATTTGAACTCCAATGTCAAGAGATAATATTCAAAAAACAGTGTTTAGCTCAAGAAATTGGGAATAATTCATATTGCAGACTCAAAAATATCCCTCAAGGCACCACAGATGTATCAATATTGTGGGTTAAATATAGCCGAGAGGTCATACCTGCTCCGAGCAAGGCCTGTCGTGTGGGGGCCTGTCCTTCGCCAGCCTGAAGCACATTGCCCATGTAGACTTCCTTCACTTCTTCCGGAGCAATTCCTAAACACAAAGGCAACATACTGAACATGCACAGCTGCCTCAGTTTTAATGCAGCCCTGTTTCCACTCATGAGAGACAGATACTCAACCTATTGTTTGGACACAGCACCAGCCGATGTTTATCAAGCAACAGAGGAAAGTGGATCCGTCCGAGCAGTGAAAGTGAAGTGGC of the Maylandia zebra isolate NMK-2024a linkage group LG10, Mzebra_GT3a, whole genome shotgun sequence genome contains:
- the acat1 gene encoding acetyl-CoA acetyltransferase, mitochondrial produces the protein MSSSGLLTMHAQICKRLAHKYLSRTYTSHPSLNEVVIVSAVRTPMGSFKGSLASVPATKLGSIAIKGAIDKAGIAPEEVKEVYMGNVLQAGEGQAPTRQALLGAGLTLSTPATTINKVCASGMKSIMMAAQSLMCGHQDVMVAGGMESMSNVPYVMARETPSYGGVRMEDLIVKDGLTDVYNKFHMGNCAENTAKNCKISREEQDAYAINSYSCSRAAHEAGVLAKEIIPVTITQKGKPDVVVSEDEEWRRVDFSKVPKLRAVFQKENGTVTAANASTLNDGAAALVLMTADAAKRLNVTPLARVVSFADAAVAPIDFPIAPAFAVPKVLDAAGLKKDDIAMWEINEAFSVVVLANIKMLNIDPAKVNVNGGAVSLGHPIGMSGARIVGHMVHNLKSGQYGLAGICNGGGGASSILIQKL